A single genomic interval of Arachis duranensis cultivar V14167 chromosome 7, aradu.V14167.gnm2.J7QH, whole genome shotgun sequence harbors:
- the LOC107459923 gene encoding uncharacterized protein LOC107459923 has translation MEVSNRLEAAMTNITVDINVHVFDNFYFVVRIPISLVKNLLELFISVILAAVILYSLRPVIQYVRGLLGRSPTWWGSRSLTPPVFTRGIWWHGHNSTGQESTGQESTSQESTGQESTSQASTGQASTPPPSTACTPFRGPALKRKGVALFLRMRMDT, from the coding sequence ATGGAGGTTTCTAATCGTCTTGAAGCAGCAATGACTAACATAACAGTGGACATCAATGTGCATGTGTTcgacaatttttattttgttgtcaGAATTCCTATTTCTCTGGTGAAAAACTTACTGGAGCTCTTCATCTCTGTAATACTGGCTGCAGTGATCTTATATTCACTGCGGCCAGTTATTCAGTATGTACGTGGTCTGCTGGGTCGATCCCCAACGTGGTGGGGTTCCAGAAGTTTAACGCCGCCGGTGTTTACAAGGGGAATTTGGTGGCACGGACACAACTCAACCGGCCAAGAATCAACTGGCCAAGAATCAACCAGCCAAGAATCAACTGGCCAAGAATCAACCAGCCAAGCATCAACTGGCCAAGCATCAACCCCGCCACCATCTACAGCATGTACACCTTTCCGAGGTCCGGCTTTAAAGCGAAAAGGAGTTGCGCTATTCTTGAGGATGCGAATGGACACTTGA